A segment of the Asinibacterium sp. OR53 genome:
TATTCGGGATGATAGATAAGGCCTGTGAGCAGATCATTTATAAATACGAGCCAGCATCCGTTCATTAATTCAACAATATTCAGATACTATTTTCATGAGCAAACCGGGATTACCTCAAGGCACCAGGGATTTCAGCGCAGCCGTTGTTCGCAAGCGCCAGTATATTTTCAATACCATCCGCACCGTATTCGAGCGTTATGGCTTCCAGCCACTGGAAACGCCTGCTATGGAAAACCTCGACACACTCATGGGCAAGTATGGCGAAGAAGGGGATAAACTCATTTTCAAAATACTCAACAACGGACTGGATAATCCCGCCAAGCACGATGCAGCCAGAGCAGACTTCGAAAAAGTATTGCAGGGAAAAAACACAAAGGGCATTACTGAAAGAGCGCTTCGTTATGACCTTACTATTCCTTTTGCGCGTTATGTGGCCATGAACCATGGTCAGCTGACCATGCCTTTCAAACGATACCAGGTACAGCCGGTATGGCGTGCCGACAGGCCGCAAAAGGGCCGGTACCGCGAGTTCTACCAGTGCGATGCGGATGTGGTAGGCAGTTACAGCCTGTTGAATGAAGTAGAATTGGCCAATATCTACGCTACTGTTTTTGCGCAATTGGGCGTACGTGTTGAGATACGCATCAACAGCCGCAAAATACTGGCCGCATTAGCCGAAATATGCGGCGGGGCCGATAAAATGACCGATATCACCATTGCGATTGACAAGCTGGATAAAATTGGTATTGAAAAAGTGAAGGAAGAATTGATCCAGCGCGGATTGAATACCCAACAGGTAGCAACCATCGAAACCTACCTGAACATAGAAGGCGACAATGCCGGTAAAATAAATCAACTGCGTTCGCTGCTGGGCAACAACACAACGGGACAAAAAGGAATTGAAGAAATCGAATACCTGCTCTCCTTTTCACAACTAACAAACAATAATTCACCACTCACAACAGATTTCACCCTGGCCCGCGGCCTCAACTACTATACGGGTATCATTTTCGAAGTGAAGGCACTGGATGTGCAAATGGGCAGTATTGGTGGCGGTGGCCGCTACGATGATCTCACCGGCTTGTTCGGTGTACCCAATGTTCCAGGGGTGGGCATCAGTTTCGGGGTTGACCGGATTTATGATGTGATAGAAGAATTGCAACTGTTTCCCGATGCAGTTCAGGCAGGTACCCGTGTGTTATTTTTTAATTTGGGCGATGCAGAGAGCAAAGCGGCGTTTGTATTGATGCAGCAATTGAGGGAAAAAGGTATTGCGGCTGAGTTGTATCATGAAAACAGCAAATTCGATAAGCAATTTAAATATGCTGAGAAAAAGCATATCCCTTTTGCAGTGATCATTGGCAGCAAAGAACTGGAAACAGGTACTTGCGTGGTTCGTCAATTGAGCGACGGGCAACAGCAAACCATCCCCCAATCAGCGTTGGCCGGCCGTTCCTTCTAAACTTTGGCACAATATTCGGTGGATTGGGTAGTCAATTCCTGATACCATGAGAATTCCGGTCATTACTTTATGTTTCGTTGTGCTGGTTGCTGCGTGTAACCGGAAAACCGTTCCTTCCAAAAACAAAGTGCCGCCACCCACAACTACATTGCCTGGCAAACCAGCTCCACCCAATGCAACAGTGCCTCCTGCTTCAGCAGATTCCCCTGCAGTCATCAACCCGGCGATCATGGGCAGTCCCATGATCGTGATAGACGGATCGGGCAATATTGTTACCGCGAAAGACAAACTTCCTTCTGATATCGCAGCCAAAGTGCATCTCTCCGGCTTGGCAAGGTCTTTTACGCCTGCACAAAAAAAGAACCTGGTGTACCGGTACAAGATGATCCCACCGAAAGTGCTGTATGTGCCCGAAGGGTATGTTTCGAAAAGCGCCCGCGGGAAATACATCGTTTACCGCAAAAAATTCTGGTACTGGCAAAAAGCCGACGGGCTTTTTCATTTAGACCCTACTTATTATCAATAATCTAATTACAAGCCTTCATATACAACAGCGGCCCCCTGCCCTACACCTACGCACATGGTAGCGAGCCCGTATTTCAATTCTCTCCGGTGCATCTCGTGTAATAAAGTAGCGGAAATACGTGCCCCGCTGCATCCCAGCGGGTGACCAAGCGCAATAGCACCACCATTTACATTCACTTTGGTATGATCGAATTCCAGTTCACGCATACAGGCAATACTTTGTGAAGCGAAGGCTTCATTGAGTTCTATAAGATCGAGGTCCTTCACAGTAAGTCCCGCCCGCTGTAACGCTTTCTCCGACGCCGGTACGGGCCCAATACCCATGATGCCGGGATGCACGCCTGCAACACCCATGCTTACCACACGCGCCAGCGGTGTGAGGTTGAATACTTTCACTGCTTCTTCGCTGGCCAGTAACACCGCAGCGGCGCCATCGTTGATGCCCGATGAATTGCCTGCCGTAACGGTTCCGTCCTTCGCGAAAGCCGGACGCAATCCCGCCAGTTTCTCCAATGAGGTTTGCCTGGGATGCTCATCCTGCACGAACCAGTTCACCATATTATCGTTCACCATTTCTACCGCCACGATCTCATCATCCCATTTACCTGCGGCCAGTGCCGCCGCATATTTTTCCTGCGAAGCCAGCGCAAAAAGGTCCTGCTCTTCCCTGCTGATCTCCCATTCGCGGGCCACATTCTCTGCGGTCTCGCCCATACTGTAAGGATGATACATTTCGGTTAGCTTCTTATTGGTAAAGCGCCAGCCGATGGTAGTATCATAAGTTTCTGTTTTACGGCTCCAGGCCCCATCGCTCTTAGCGGTTACAAAAGGCGCGCGCGTCATACTTTCCGCGCCTCCTGCGATATACAACATCCCTTCATTGCACATGATGGCCCTGGATGCATCCATGATGGCCTGCAACCCGCTGGCACAAAGCCTGTTAACAGTATTGCCAGCTACGCTGATGGGCAAGCCCGCCAGCAACGCAGCCATACGCGCCACATCGCGGTTGTCTTCACCCGCCTGGTTGGCAGCGCCGGCAATCACATCTTCTATCCTGGAAACATCTATACCGGGATTACGGTTGATCAGGGCGGTGATCACCAGTGCCAGGAGGTCATCGGGCCTGGTGGCACTCAATCTTCCGCCATAACGGCCAATGGGTGTTCTTACCGCATCTATTACATAACAGGTTTGCATATCAAAGGGTCTTATGTTTCATTGATGCGCAAGATAGAATATGTAGCGGTATCTTTGCAGGATGGATACACAGCGGGAGAATATCAGGCACCTGGGTTTGGATGGACTGACAGCTTATTTTGAACAGATAGGCGAAAAGAAATTCCGTGTCAAACAAGTGCACGAATGGCTCTGGCAGAAGCACGCGCATAGCTTTGAGGAAATGACCAACCTGAGTAAGGACCTGCGCGCAAAGCTGGCACAGGATTTCTCATTGCCTGCCCTGCAGGTGGATGCCACCCAGTTCAGTAACGACGGTACTGTTAAAAGTCGCTTCAAAACCGTAGAAGGGCATTTGATAGAAGGTGTGCTGATACCTACCGAAGACCGTAAAACAGCCTGCGTATCGTCGCAGATCGGTTGCAGTCTCAGTTGTAAGTTCTGTGCCACCGGATATATCGAACGTAAGCGCAATCTGCACTTCGACGAGATATACGACCAGGTGGTGCTCATCAACCAGCAAAGTCTGCAAGCTTATAACCAGAAGCTGAGCAATATTGTTTTCATGGGTATGGGCGAGCCTTTGCTCAACTATTCCAATGTAATGAAAGCCATAGAGCGCATTTCAGCGGAAGATGGATTGTTCATGAGTCCGCGGCGCATTACGGTTTCCACTGCCGGTGTTGCCAAGCAGATCAAAAAATTGGGTGATGACCAGGTGCGTTTCAAACTGGCTTTATCGCTCCATGCAGCCAATGATGCCAAGCGGAACGAGATCATGCCCATCAACGAATCGAACAATATCAAAGCGTTGATCGAAGCCCTGAATTATTTCTACAAACAAACGGGAAATGAGATCACGCTGGAATATATTCTTTTCAAAGACCTGAACGACAGCAAGCAGGATGCAGAAGAACTGGTGAAAGTATTCAGGCAGATTCCTGCCGACCTGGTCAATATCATCGAATACAATACCATCGATGCTTTTAAATTCACGAAGCCCGATGAAGACGATATCCAGCGTTTTATGAACATACTGGAAGCCAATCATGTGAATGCCCGGTTGAGAAGGAGTCGTGGCAGGGACATAGACGCGGCTTGCGGACAATTGGCCAATAAAGGATAAATAAACATACCCGTCATCCCAAGCGAGCAAAGCGAGCCGAGGGACCTGTTGTAAAACAGCAAATCAATACAAATGCAAAAAAAACGTACCGACAACTTCAGCAAATTTGCCAATAAAAAGAAAGGCAGTGCTATCAAGGAATCCATCCGCCAGGAAAAGAAAAAGATCAAAGCTGAAGCCAGGGTTGCAGGCGAAGAGTTCCGTAAAAAGAAGCTGGATAAGATGCGTGGAGTGAGTGAAGAAAAGGGAATTAAAAGCCAAAAGTCAGCAATTAAAAGTCAAAAAAAAGAGCCCAAATCAACTGCCAGCCGTCAGCATGCTGACAATCAGCAATCAGCAATCAGCAATCAGAAACTTCCCAGTCAATCATCAGACATCATGCCGCTGAATAAATTCATCGCACACGCAGGCGTTTGCGGAAGAAGAGAAGCAGCAGAACTGGTGAAAGAAGGGAAAGTAGTGGTGAATGGGGATAAAATATTTGAACCGGGATATAAGGTTTCTGCAAAAGATAAAGTGGTGGTAAAAGGCAAGCAGGTTTTCCTGCAAAAAAATGCCGTTTATGTTTTGCTCAACAAACCAAAAGACTATATCACTACCTCGAACGATCCGCAAGGCAGGAAAACGGTGCTGGAGCTTGTTAAAAGCGCTACCACAGAACGCATATATCCGGTGGGTCGTCTCGACAGAAACACAACAGGCGTACTGCTGCTTACCAACGACGGCGAGTTAGCGCAAAAACTCACCCACCCTTCTTTTGAAGTTAAAAAAATATACGAAGTAACGCTCGATAAACCTGTTACCAAAAAAGACCTGGACACCATTTTATCGGGCGTGACGCTGGAAGACGGTTTTGTATCGGCCGATGCAGTTGGTTATGCCGATACAAAAAGCAAAAATATTGTAGGTATTGAAATACACAGCGGCCGCAACCGTATCGTGCGCCGCATTTTTGAGCACCTGGGGTACGATGTAAAAGGATTGGATCGCGTGATGTTCGCTAATCTCACCAAGAAAAATGTAGATCGCGGCAAATGGCGCTATCTCAACGAAAAAGAAGTGAGACTGTTGAAATTCCTCAACAACTCTTTCATTAAAAAAACTGTCTAGAAAAGATCGTTATCCTCTAACAACTGCCAACTAACAACTATCATCTCCATGAGGCCGGAAATTATTTTCGAGAACGAATATTTTGTTGCAGTAAACAAACCTGCGGGGCTGCTGAGTATCCCCGATCGTTTGGGACAGGAACTCTCTTTGAAGCAATTACTGAAAGACAGGTACGGCGAAATTTACACTGTTCACCGCCTCGATAAAGACACGAGCGGCATCATTGTATTTGCAAAAGATGAAGCCACGCACAAACAATTATCGCAGTCGTTCGAAGGACGTGAAGTAGAAAAATATTACCTGGGCCTCGTGCAGGGCATTCCCTTTAACAAACAAGACAGTGTTGACGCTTCCATCATGGAACATCCCGGCAAGACCGGCAAAATGATCACGCATGTAAAAGGCAAAGCCTCCCTGACCGATTATGAAGTGCTGGAATCGTTTCGCTTATACAGTTGGATGCAGTTCCGTATCCATACCGGGCGTACGCACCAGATCAGGCTGCACATGCAGCACATAGGGCACCCCATTGTGTGCGACGATCTCTATGGCGACGCGCAGCCTGTTCTGCTATCAGCCCTTAAAAAGAAATTCAAACTTTCTAAAGCCGCGGAAGAAGAAAGGCCTTTGTTGTCACGACTGGCATTGCATTCCCACCGGTTGAGCTTTGATCTCAACGGAGAACGTTTTGAACTGGAAGCCGAATTGCCCAAAGAACTCCGCGCATTGCTGCAGCAATTACGCAAGTGGAGTTCCTGATCAATCCTGCTTGTATACAACACCATTCTTCATTACAAATTTCACTTTCTCCATAGACCGGATGTCTTTTACCGGATCACCATCGATGGCAACAATATCGGCCAGCTTTCCTTTCTCAATCACGCCCAGGCGATCATCGCCCAGGAGGTCGGCAGCAGAAAGCGTTGCAGCGCGGATGGTTTCCAACGCAGGCATGCCTGCTTCATTCATGTACACAAATTCCATCCAGTTCTTGCCGTGGGCATAAACACCGGCATCTGTACCAAACGCGATCTTTACGCCTGTCTTGTATGCTTTGGCAAATGTGTTCTGCACTTTAGGTCCGATGGCCAATGCCTTGGGGGCAACCAACTCCGGAAAATAGCCGGGCTTTTTAGCCGAATCGGCAACAGATTTTCCTGCAATGATGGTGGGTACATAATAGGTACCCATTTTCTTCATCAGTTCCATCGCTTCATCATCCATATAAGTGCCATGTTCAATAGAGTTCACGCCTGCACGTATGGCGCGTTTCATGGCTTCTGCACCGTGACAATGCGCCGCCACTTTAAAACCATAGTCTTTTGCCGTTTCTACAATGGCTTTCAGTTCTGCATCTGTGAACTGTGGGTTCTCACCACTTTTGGCCACACTCAGCACGCCGCCCGATGCAGTGATCTTGATCACATCGCTTCCTTCTTTGTACCGCTGGCGAACAGCTTTCATAGCATCATCGGCGCCGTTGATTACGCCGGCAGCCGGACCGGGATCACCCATCAGGTCTCTGCGGTAACCGTTGGTAGGATCTGCATGTCCGCCTGTAGTGGCAATAGCTTTGCCCGCAGTATATACACGTGGGCCCACGATCAATCCTTTATTGATGGCATTGCGCAATGAAATATTCACGCCCGATCCACCCAGGTCGCGAACGGTGGTAAACCCGGCCATCAGGGTTTTGCCTGCAAACACCACCGACTGGAATGCATAGTCTGCCGGGTTGTAAGTGAAGGTTTCCATGTACCTATTGGGACTCGTTTCCGATTCCAGGTGCACATGCATATCAATCAATCCGGGCATCACCGTTCTGTTCTTCAGATCGATCAGTTTATCGGCAGGGCCGGCATTTGCATAACCTTTCTGCACTTCAGCAATTTTATTGCCTTCTGTAATGATGGTCATTTCTTTCAGCAATTGCAGGTGCTGAACATCTACCAGTTGTCCGCAATGGATGATGGTGCGTTGCGCCAGCAGGTTACCGGCCATGCAACTCATAAAAAAGAAAAGTAGCAGCTTTCTCATGGATGATATAGTTTGGTGAAAGTTAATCAAAAAAAAGCCCCGGTAATCAAATTACCAGGGCCTCAGGCTGAGAACAAAATATCGATTGCTTGCTTATACTTATTTATTAGGCTGTGGCGTATAACGCAGGTAAGGCTTCACCTCTTTCACGCCTTTGGGAAATTTCTGGATCGCATCTGCTGTGCTGATAGAGGTAACCACGATCACATCTTCCCCTTCTTTCCAGTCGGCAGGCGTAGCCACACTGTAATTGGCTGTCAGTTGCAAAGAGTCGATCACACGCAATACTTCGTGGAAATTCCTTCCGGTTGATGCGGGATAAGTAAGGGTAAGTTTGATTTTTTTATCCGGACCGATCACAAACAGGGAGCGAACGGTAAATGTTTCTGATGCATTGGGATGGATCATGCCATAAGCATTGGCAATGGATTTATCTTCATCGGCAATGATGGGGAAACCAACAGTAACGTGCTGCGTTTCGTTGATATCATTCACCCATCCATTGTGTTTATCGAGCGGGTCAACACTCAGCGCCAGCACTTTCACATTGCGTTTGGCAAACTCTTCCTGTAAAAGAGCCGTTTTGCCCAATTCAGTGGTGCAAACCGGTGTATAATCGGCAGGGTGGGAAAAAAGAATACCCCATCCATTGCCTAAATACTCGTGAAAATCGATATTGCCAGCCGTGGTTACGGCTTTGAAGTTGGGCGCCAGGTCCCCTAAACGTAAACTCATGGTGATTATTTTTTGGATCACGAAAATACTTATTTCCTACAAAACTGGTAGACTTATTTTAAAAAATATTCTTACTCCTTTGCTTTTTTAAGGGTTCTGGCCTTTTTCAGGGCGGTTTTCCCGAATTTATTCTTTACCTCGTCGATGGCTTTATACAGCTTGTTTTTTCTTTCAGCATCATCAAAAAGGCTGCCCTGGACAGCATGGTTGGTGAGCTCACTCAACCGCACGCCCAGCAAGCGAACGGACTGTCCTTTGCGGTATAATTGATGGAAGAGTTCAATGGCCTGTGGTATCAGTTCATCATCACGCAGCGTACGGGAAATGGTTGTTTGTTTTGATGTGGTCTCAAAATCGGGATAACGGATCTTGACGGCGATGCATCCAGCCAGCTTTTCATCTCTTCGTAATTCAAAGGCCACTCTTTCTGTGAGCCTCACCAATTCACTCAATAAGAAATCCGTGTCGGCTGTATTTTCATGGAACGTGTTTTCACTCGATATCGATTTTGCTTCATGATAAGCATGTACCTGGCTGTTATGGATGCCCTGCGATTTTTTCCAGAGGTCGGAACCGGTCTTACCTAGTTTTTTCTCGAGTACTGCAACAGGTGTCTCACTCAGGTCACGTATGGTATGTATGCCCATTGCCTTGAGCAGCAGGAAAGTTTGTTCTCCCACTCCGGGGAATTTGTTCACCGGCAACGGAGCCAGGAAGTCTTTTTCTTTACCGGGTTGTACAAAAAGATACCCATTGGGCTTGGCTTCATCGGTAGCAATCTTGGCTACCATTTTATTCGCAGCCAAACCAAATGAAATGGGTAATTGGGTTTTATCGATGATCTCCTGCCGCAGGTCAATGGTCCATTGATACGGATCGAAGAAGCGGTCCATACCTGTGAGATCGATATAAAATTCATCGATGGACGCTTTTTCAAACAAAGGGGCTTTGGCGGCAATGATATCGGTCACCCATTGGGAATAGCGGCGGTATTCTGCATGTGTGCCGCGGAGTACAACAGCATGCGGACAAAGCTTCATAGCCCTGCTCATAGACATAGCGCTGCGTACGCCGAATTTCCGTGCTTCGTAACTGCAGGAAGTCACAACTCCTCTTTCAGGTGTACCACCCACGATCACTGCTTTGCCTTTCAGGGCGGGCTGCTGCAGCAATTCAACACTCACAAAAAAGGAATCGAGATCGAAATGGGCAATATAACGCTGCTGTTCTGCCATACGCCTACTAAGTTAGAGAGATTTCAAAAGGGTCAGCGGTAAATATCCAGCAGTCCGTCCGGCAGTGTAACATGCACTTCTTTTCGTGCATGATCAATGCTGTCCAATGTTTCAGCATGTAAGGGTATCAATGCTTCATTGCCGTTGAGGCTGATGCGCAACAACACCTGGTGCGGCTGCTCTATCACTTCTTCAATGGGACCCAGGTGCTCGGCTTCGTCGGTAATGAGTTCAAAGCCCAGCAATGAAATGGGGGCAGATTTGCCGGCCAGCTTGCGGAAATCGGCTTCGGGCAGCCATACATTGCGTGTAGCAAGCCGGTTGGCGGCTTCTTTGGTATGAACGCCCTCCAGTTTGATATAGGTTTCGGAATGATCTTTCGCTTTTGAAGATTCGATGAAATAGGGCAGGTAAGCGCCTTTCACCTCTTCAACGAAGATGGCTTCCAGTCCTGCGAAAGTGGTCTTCTTACCCAATGCATGCTTGAGTATCACTTCTCCTTTCAAACCAAAACTGGCTACGATCTTACCAATATGGATATAATCATTCATACAGTAAAAATAAAAACAAAGCCCCAACAATGTCGGGGCTTTGCAACTATGGTTTCATCCCATTAAGCTTCAGCAGTTCCTTCAGAAGCTTCTTCCTGTTTGCTTTCCACCTTCCTTACTACGGGTGTGTAAGCTTTACGGGCTCTCTGGGCTTTTCTGTGCTCTTCGTTACGACGGGTGATGTTTGCTTCGTGCTCACTATGCCATGCCTGGAATTTGGTCATTGCAGTAGCATCATCAAACAGTCCCAGTTTCACACCTCTCAGCAGGTGTTTCAGGTACAATACTCCCTTGAAAGAGAGGATACGGCGAACTGTATCGGTGGGCTGAGCTCCCTTGTGCAGCCATTCCAGTGCTTTCTGACGATCGAGCTGGATGGTAGCGGGTACAGTAAGCGGGTTGTAAGTTCCGATCTTTTGGATGAACTTACCGTCTCTTGGCGCACGTGCATCGGCAACTACAATGAAGTAGAAGGGCCGTTTTTTGCTGCCGTGGCGTTGTAGTCTCATTTTGACTGCCATGTTAAATAGAAATTTAAAGGCGTTAAGAAATTAGTTAACAAATCAGACCGCGAAATTAGCCCAAAATCTTAAAAAATCAAAGTACTAGTCTACCAAACTTGTTATGATTCTGTAAAAACTACCGCTTCATGCCAGGGAACCTGCCTCCCATGGGCATGTTATTCATCATTTTCATCATCTGTTTCATCTGCTCAAACTGCTTCATAAAAGCATTTAGTTCCTGGATACTCTTGCCACTGCCTTTGGCGATCCTTTCCCTGCGGGATGGGGTCATTGCATCGGGATTGGACCTTTCGAATGGGGTCATGGACTGTATCATGGCTTCGATGCCTTTGAAAGCATCGTCGTTGATATCTACATCTTTGATGGCCTTGCCCACACCGGGAATCATACCCATCAGGTCTTTCAGATTACCCATTTTTTTGATCTGTGCAAGCTGGTCGAGAAAATCCTGAAAATCGAACTGGTTCTTGCGGATCTTTTTCTCCAGTTTTTTAGCCTCCGCTTCATCGTACTGCGCCTGGGCTTTTTCTACCAGCGTAGTAATATCACCCATGCCCAGGATACGTTGTGCCATCCTTTCAGGATAGAACACATCCAGTGTATCCATCTTCTCACCACTGCTCACAAACTTGATGGGCTTGTTCACCGTGTACTTGATAGATAAAGCCGCACCACCGCGTGTATCACCATCGAGCTTGGTAAGCACCACACCGCTGAAATCGAGCCGGTCATTGAAAGCTTTGGCTGTGTTTACCGCGTCTTGTCCGGTCATGGAATCCACTACAAACAATATCTCGGCAGGATTCACCGCCTGTTTGATATTGGCCACTTCGGTCATCATCGCTTCATCGATGGCCAGTCGCCCCGCCGTATCGATGATGATCACATTCTTATTTTTAGCTTTCGCTTCTTTGATGGCATTTTGGGCAATCGCTACGGCATCTTTGTTTTCCCGTTCGCTGTAAATATCCACACCCACTTGTTCTGCCAGCACGGTCAACTGGTCTATCGCCGCGGGACGATAGATATCGGCCGCTACCAGCAAGGGTGATTTACCTTTTTTTGTTTTGAGGTAATTGGCCAGTTTACCGGCGAAAGTGGTTTTACCACTACCCTGTAGCCCGGCGATGAGTATGATGGCAGGATTGCCTGTGATGTTGAACTGCGCTTCGGTGCCGCCCATGAGCTCGGCGAGTTCGTCTTTCACGATCTTCACCATCAACTGCCCGGGGCTGATGGCATTGATCACTTTTTCTCCTACCGCTTTTTCCTTCACCCTATCGGTGAATTCCTTGGCTATCTTGAAATTC
Coding sequences within it:
- the hisS gene encoding histidine--tRNA ligase, whose amino-acid sequence is MSKPGLPQGTRDFSAAVVRKRQYIFNTIRTVFERYGFQPLETPAMENLDTLMGKYGEEGDKLIFKILNNGLDNPAKHDAARADFEKVLQGKNTKGITERALRYDLTIPFARYVAMNHGQLTMPFKRYQVQPVWRADRPQKGRYREFYQCDADVVGSYSLLNEVELANIYATVFAQLGVRVEIRINSRKILAALAEICGGADKMTDITIAIDKLDKIGIEKVKEELIQRGLNTQQVATIETYLNIEGDNAGKINQLRSLLGNNTTGQKGIEEIEYLLSFSQLTNNNSPLTTDFTLARGLNYYTGIIFEVKALDVQMGSIGGGGRYDDLTGLFGVPNVPGVGISFGVDRIYDVIEELQLFPDAVQAGTRVLFFNLGDAESKAAFVLMQQLREKGIAAELYHENSKFDKQFKYAEKKHIPFAVIIGSKELETGTCVVRQLSDGQQQTIPQSALAGRSF
- a CDS encoding acetyl-CoA C-acyltransferase translates to MQTCYVIDAVRTPIGRYGGRLSATRPDDLLALVITALINRNPGIDVSRIEDVIAGAANQAGEDNRDVARMAALLAGLPISVAGNTVNRLCASGLQAIMDASRAIMCNEGMLYIAGGAESMTRAPFVTAKSDGAWSRKTETYDTTIGWRFTNKKLTEMYHPYSMGETAENVAREWEISREEQDLFALASQEKYAAALAAGKWDDEIVAVEMVNDNMVNWFVQDEHPRQTSLEKLAGLRPAFAKDGTVTAGNSSGINDGAAAVLLASEEAVKVFNLTPLARVVSMGVAGVHPGIMGIGPVPASEKALQRAGLTVKDLDLIELNEAFASQSIACMRELEFDHTKVNVNGGAIALGHPLGCSGARISATLLHEMHRRELKYGLATMCVGVGQGAAVVYEGL
- the rlmN gene encoding 23S rRNA (adenine(2503)-C(2))-methyltransferase RlmN, which produces MDTQRENIRHLGLDGLTAYFEQIGEKKFRVKQVHEWLWQKHAHSFEEMTNLSKDLRAKLAQDFSLPALQVDATQFSNDGTVKSRFKTVEGHLIEGVLIPTEDRKTACVSSQIGCSLSCKFCATGYIERKRNLHFDEIYDQVVLINQQSLQAYNQKLSNIVFMGMGEPLLNYSNVMKAIERISAEDGLFMSPRRITVSTAGVAKQIKKLGDDQVRFKLALSLHAANDAKRNEIMPINESNNIKALIEALNYFYKQTGNEITLEYILFKDLNDSKQDAEELVKVFRQIPADLVNIIEYNTIDAFKFTKPDEDDIQRFMNILEANHVNARLRRSRGRDIDAACGQLANKG
- a CDS encoding pseudouridine synthase encodes the protein MQKKRTDNFSKFANKKKGSAIKESIRQEKKKIKAEARVAGEEFRKKKLDKMRGVSEEKGIKSQKSAIKSQKKEPKSTASRQHADNQQSAISNQKLPSQSSDIMPLNKFIAHAGVCGRREAAELVKEGKVVVNGDKIFEPGYKVSAKDKVVVKGKQVFLQKNAVYVLLNKPKDYITTSNDPQGRKTVLELVKSATTERIYPVGRLDRNTTGVLLLTNDGELAQKLTHPSFEVKKIYEVTLDKPVTKKDLDTILSGVTLEDGFVSADAVGYADTKSKNIVGIEIHSGRNRIVRRIFEHLGYDVKGLDRVMFANLTKKNVDRGKWRYLNEKEVRLLKFLNNSFIKKTV
- a CDS encoding RluA family pseudouridine synthase, with translation MRPEIIFENEYFVAVNKPAGLLSIPDRLGQELSLKQLLKDRYGEIYTVHRLDKDTSGIIVFAKDEATHKQLSQSFEGREVEKYYLGLVQGIPFNKQDSVDASIMEHPGKTGKMITHVKGKASLTDYEVLESFRLYSWMQFRIHTGRTHQIRLHMQHIGHPIVCDDLYGDAQPVLLSALKKKFKLSKAAEEERPLLSRLALHSHRLSFDLNGERFELEAELPKELRALLQQLRKWSS
- a CDS encoding amidohydrolase family protein; translation: MRKLLLFFFMSCMAGNLLAQRTIIHCGQLVDVQHLQLLKEMTIITEGNKIAEVQKGYANAGPADKLIDLKNRTVMPGLIDMHVHLESETSPNRYMETFTYNPADYAFQSVVFAGKTLMAGFTTVRDLGGSGVNISLRNAINKGLIVGPRVYTAGKAIATTGGHADPTNGYRRDLMGDPGPAAGVINGADDAMKAVRQRYKEGSDVIKITASGGVLSVAKSGENPQFTDAELKAIVETAKDYGFKVAAHCHGAEAMKRAIRAGVNSIEHGTYMDDEAMELMKKMGTYYVPTIIAGKSVADSAKKPGYFPELVAPKALAIGPKVQNTFAKAYKTGVKIAFGTDAGVYAHGKNWMEFVYMNEAGMPALETIRAATLSAADLLGDDRLGVIEKGKLADIVAIDGDPVKDIRSMEKVKFVMKNGVVYKQD
- a CDS encoding peroxiredoxin, with the translated sequence MSLRLGDLAPNFKAVTTAGNIDFHEYLGNGWGILFSHPADYTPVCTTELGKTALLQEEFAKRNVKVLALSVDPLDKHNGWVNDINETQHVTVGFPIIADEDKSIANAYGMIHPNASETFTVRSLFVIGPDKKIKLTLTYPASTGRNFHEVLRVIDSLQLTANYSVATPADWKEGEDVIVVTSISTADAIQKFPKGVKEVKPYLRYTPQPNK
- the dinB gene encoding DNA polymerase IV, whose translation is MAEQQRYIAHFDLDSFFVSVELLQQPALKGKAVIVGGTPERGVVTSCSYEARKFGVRSAMSMSRAMKLCPHAVVLRGTHAEYRRYSQWVTDIIAAKAPLFEKASIDEFYIDLTGMDRFFDPYQWTIDLRQEIIDKTQLPISFGLAANKMVAKIATDEAKPNGYLFVQPGKEKDFLAPLPVNKFPGVGEQTFLLLKAMGIHTIRDLSETPVAVLEKKLGKTGSDLWKKSQGIHNSQVHAYHEAKSISSENTFHENTADTDFLLSELVRLTERVAFELRRDEKLAGCIAVKIRYPDFETTSKQTTISRTLRDDELIPQAIELFHQLYRKGQSVRLLGVRLSELTNHAVQGSLFDDAERKNKLYKAIDEVKNKFGKTALKKARTLKKAKE
- the rimM gene encoding ribosome maturation factor RimM (Essential for efficient processing of 16S rRNA), encoding MNDYIHIGKIVASFGLKGEVILKHALGKKTTFAGLEAIFVEEVKGAYLPYFIESSKAKDHSETYIKLEGVHTKEAANRLATRNVWLPEADFRKLAGKSAPISLLGFELITDEAEHLGPIEEVIEQPHQVLLRISLNGNEALIPLHAETLDSIDHARKEVHVTLPDGLLDIYR
- the rpsP gene encoding 30S ribosomal protein S16 translates to MAVKMRLQRHGSKKRPFYFIVVADARAPRDGKFIQKIGTYNPLTVPATIQLDRQKALEWLHKGAQPTDTVRRILSFKGVLYLKHLLRGVKLGLFDDATAMTKFQAWHSEHEANITRRNEEHRKAQRARKAYTPVVRKVESKQEEASEGTAEA